The following proteins are encoded in a genomic region of Ictalurus furcatus strain D&B chromosome 6, Billie_1.0, whole genome shotgun sequence:
- the bbs5 gene encoding Bardet-Biedl syndrome 5 protein homolog isoform X2, whose protein sequence is MAGVLDALWEDRDVRFDITPQQMKTRPGEVLIDCLDSIEDTKGNNGDRAVGYNSVINITTRTANSKLRGQTEALYILTKSNNTRFEFIFTNVIPGSPRLFTSVIAVHRAYETSKMYRDLKLRAALIQNKQLRLLPREQVYDKINGVWNLSSDQGNLGTFFITNVRIVWHANMNESFNVSIPYLQIRSIRIRDSKFGLALVIESSQQTGGYVLGFKIDPLDKLQDAVKEINSLHKVYSANPIFGVEYEMEEKPQPLEELTVEQPPDDIEIEPDEQTDAFTAYFADGNKQQDREPVFSEELGLAVEKLKDGFTLQGLWEVMG, encoded by the exons GAGATGTTCGCTTCGACATCACACCACA ACAGATGAAAACCAGGCCGGGTGAGGTACTCATCGACTGTCTGGATTCAATTGAAGACACTAAAGGAAATAATGGCGATAGAG CTGTGGGATACAATTCCGTCATAAACATCACAACAAGAACAGCAAATTCA AAATTGCGGGGACAGACTGAAGCTCTCTACATCCTGACTAAATCAAATAACACAAGATTCGAGTTTATTTTCACCAACGTCATTCCTGGAAGTCCAAGACTCTTCACTTCTGTCATTGCTGTACACAG agctTATGAGACGTCTAAAATGTACCGGGATCTCAAATTAAGAGCAGCTTTGATTCAGAATAAGCAGCTGAGATTACTGCCACGCGAACAAGTGTATGATAAAATCAATGGAGTTTGGAATTTATCCAGTGATCAG GGTAACCTGGGCACGTTTTTCATTACTAATGTGAGGATAGTGTGGCACGCCAACATGAACGAAAGCTTCAACGTCAGCATTCCCTACTTGCAAATA CGCTCTATAAGGATTAGAGACTCCAAGTTTGGACTTGCGCTTGTGATCGAGAGCTCTCAACAG ACAGGTGGATATGTACTGGGTTTTAAGATCGATCCACTGGACAAGTTACAGGATGCCGTGAAAGAAATAAACTCTCTTCACAAAGTCTATTCTGCAAACCCTATCTTTGGTGTGGAATACGAGATGGAGGAAAAG CCACAGCCGTTGGAAGAGCTAACAGTGGAGCAGCCTCCTGATGATATAGAGATCGAGCCAGATGAACAGACTGATGCTTTTACA GCGTACTTTGCTGATGGGAACAAG CAACAAGATCGGGAGCCAGTGTTCTCTGAAGAGCTGGGTTTAGCAGTGGAGAAGTTAAAAGATGGCTTCACGCTACAAGGACTTTGGGAGGTCATGGGTTGA
- the bbs5 gene encoding Bardet-Biedl syndrome 5 protein homolog isoform X1 gives MAGVLDALWEDRDVRFDITPQQMKTRPGEVLIDCLDSIEDTKGNNGDRGRLLVTNLRIIWHSVALPRVNLSVGYNSVINITTRTANSKLRGQTEALYILTKSNNTRFEFIFTNVIPGSPRLFTSVIAVHRAYETSKMYRDLKLRAALIQNKQLRLLPREQVYDKINGVWNLSSDQGNLGTFFITNVRIVWHANMNESFNVSIPYLQIRSIRIRDSKFGLALVIESSQQTGGYVLGFKIDPLDKLQDAVKEINSLHKVYSANPIFGVEYEMEEKPQPLEELTVEQPPDDIEIEPDEQTDAFTAYFADGNKQQDREPVFSEELGLAVEKLKDGFTLQGLWEVMG, from the exons GAGATGTTCGCTTCGACATCACACCACA ACAGATGAAAACCAGGCCGGGTGAGGTACTCATCGACTGTCTGGATTCAATTGAAGACACTAAAGGAAATAATGGCGATAGAG GAAGACTCCTGGTGACCAATTTAAGAATCATCTGGCATTCTGTCGCCTTGCCAAGGGTTAACTTAT CTGTGGGATACAATTCCGTCATAAACATCACAACAAGAACAGCAAATTCA AAATTGCGGGGACAGACTGAAGCTCTCTACATCCTGACTAAATCAAATAACACAAGATTCGAGTTTATTTTCACCAACGTCATTCCTGGAAGTCCAAGACTCTTCACTTCTGTCATTGCTGTACACAG agctTATGAGACGTCTAAAATGTACCGGGATCTCAAATTAAGAGCAGCTTTGATTCAGAATAAGCAGCTGAGATTACTGCCACGCGAACAAGTGTATGATAAAATCAATGGAGTTTGGAATTTATCCAGTGATCAG GGTAACCTGGGCACGTTTTTCATTACTAATGTGAGGATAGTGTGGCACGCCAACATGAACGAAAGCTTCAACGTCAGCATTCCCTACTTGCAAATA CGCTCTATAAGGATTAGAGACTCCAAGTTTGGACTTGCGCTTGTGATCGAGAGCTCTCAACAG ACAGGTGGATATGTACTGGGTTTTAAGATCGATCCACTGGACAAGTTACAGGATGCCGTGAAAGAAATAAACTCTCTTCACAAAGTCTATTCTGCAAACCCTATCTTTGGTGTGGAATACGAGATGGAGGAAAAG CCACAGCCGTTGGAAGAGCTAACAGTGGAGCAGCCTCCTGATGATATAGAGATCGAGCCAGATGAACAGACTGATGCTTTTACA GCGTACTTTGCTGATGGGAACAAG CAACAAGATCGGGAGCCAGTGTTCTCTGAAGAGCTGGGTTTAGCAGTGGAGAAGTTAAAAGATGGCTTCACGCTACAAGGACTTTGGGAGGTCATGGGTTGA